Proteins encoded together in one Bactrocera neohumeralis isolate Rockhampton chromosome 4, APGP_CSIRO_Bneo_wtdbg2-racon-allhic-juicebox.fasta_v2, whole genome shotgun sequence window:
- the LOC126756871 gene encoding filamin-C isoform X2, producing MSTPGLTALGESTRLVPANTPAVFEILPPPGQSLSKGECVATVLTPSKSKLNARVTHEAANGAARIEFVPTEVGTHIIEASIVGTKIAGGPLIAKVYDASLIQVTDVNGGVVGQPCQFRVDASAAGEGQLEISINEGEVPNHVQVVGGGRCLVSFTPEQAKSHLIDIKFNGETVRGCPFVCPVADTSRVMLNLSNLELIPVNRPASFHITVSGGGAAELAVSVRGPHGELPVRVTGDIHAGFTAEFTPTAVGGHTINVEYNGFAVQGTPFLAKSYDATKVTVGSVSRGTVGRPVQFTVDAGDAGEGNLEITISAKGQNIPTQVHPQGSARFSVSFVPTEACEHTINVTFNKMPVPGCPLTVNISGGVSGPQVSLGGPGPVHQPNSFVINHAGGRLEDIEVNVEGPAGQSVPAQVHQTSEGIFKAEFVPRVVGEHRVNVTVNGLSTAGSPYAAKVYDVNAIKVKNVSNGTVGKPVTFLVETSQAGPGNLEVTVNGGRVPTSAQAQGQHTYAISFTPRDAQNHTVELRFNGQDVPGSPFTCRVSAAARIQSPETLDKVSVGRLFEFVVESDTEPNVEVLGPARRSVPVKIDALDGIGYNIKFEPVEVGDHSVEVRLPGGGHVEGSPFLLKSYSAEKVIVTDIRPGVVGKSVSFGINASQAGAGNLEIIVAVNGKNVPNYVQSEGNARFKVNFKPTEAAPHSLSVRFNGHPVPGSPFTCQIASAPISLPRALATGEGLKQAAIKVDNTFELEGFEGVEPQVFVTTPSGDNIICQLSPQGGDAYTATFQPTVVGRHLISVTASDKHINGSPFSCNVFDVSRVSISGLDQQYGPAALGVPVTFSVDAAGAGEGTLELVVSTDTSTVKAEVVACARGLYDVTFVPQTTEPHYVNITFNEVPVDGSPFRVDIQQTTQHIQIGSLATIDFPTDDQIAEIMGPDHKPVPYTITRQTAEFRTHMTGNYLIRFIDRDTRQHIGTRTLTVFDPSLVKITEVGEAICQQPASISVSLNEAGQGELSAIVKCGASEVPHSIRGPSKTGVYEIVYHPTRVAPHKMTILFNEVPISLKPLEINVLPTNVGKEISVSGLGLYQARVGKTTSFAIDTVKRPAREFDVVVSGPGGQALPVRCYQTKSGHLQAEFTITKPGQSIVEVLHQSKPLPGSPFTCEAFDTSRVAVQGVPKGQLALHSPICFTVRTDNAGIAELEAFAVSPTNQNLPVHITEQSEGIYSVEFVPSQPGAYKLTVMYGGETVQGSPFTFTASATGVKTDTRAAGNGLEVCQRNKEASFIVYCPIAPNVQIERVDEFGERIEPKIKALGNNEWRISYTILSVGHYEIRASCPNRGNLPGSPWSISCVETSKITPVGGWGTLLDHDGRLILPARIIFDVENAGPGDLACSIDGIEIPVDKLSDGKMRIYISADSLAPGEHDLDLTWSGLTIVQCPRSAFVTGQQAADKVVLTGRGLAAAQAGEAAHFTIDATNAPAGRPEVILMHQDNTSVPVSLAQPRPTESIWLASYTPQKSSSGPLTLSVKWNGRLVKGCPLTVAVGSSMDASKVICSGEGLRHGIVGKDIKSWIDTRRAGPGELTAHCAGPRKVAYCELYDHGDATFTLNIKPQEPGRHLLTIKYGGQNVPGSPFALKVAGAPDASKVRVYGPGIEHGVLATFQSRFICDTRGAGAGQLTVRVRGPKGAFRVEMQRESQKDRTILCKYDPTEPGDYRVEVKWAGEFVPGSPFPVMIFDTEEELRRYLQGI from the exons ATGTCCACACCCGGTCTAACAGCACTGGGCGAATCTACACGCCTTGTACCCGCCAATACGCCGGCGGTTTTTGAGATACTGCCGCCTCCTGGACAAAGCCTAAGCAAGGGCGAGTGCGTGGCTACAGTTTTGACACCGAGTAAGTCCAAACTGAATGCCAGAGTCACCCATGAGGCGGCAAATGGTGCTGCGCGCATCGAATTTGTACCCACCGAAGTCGGTACACACATCATTGAAGCATCAATTGTGGGCACAAAAATTGCTGGCGGTCCGCTGATCGCCAAAGTCTACGATGCCAGTCTAATACAAGTGACCGATGTGAATGGCGGTGTTGTCGGGCAACCGTGTCAATTCCGCGTCGATGCGAGCGCTGCTGGCGAAGGTCAGCTAGAAATATCGATTAATGAAGGCGAAGTACCGAATCACGTCCAGGTCGTTGGTGGCGGACGTTGTTTGGTCTCCTTCACACCCGAACAGGCTAAATCACATCTGattgatattaaatttaatggtGAAACTGTACGTGGCTGCCCGTTTGTATGTCCTGTGGCGGACACTTCGCGCGTCATGTTGAATCTCTCGAACCTCGAGTTAATACCCGTCAATCGGCCGGCATCGTTTCATATCACCGTTAGCGGTGGTGGTGCTGCTGAGTTGGCGGTCAGCGTACGTGGTCCGCATGGTGAGTTGCCGGTGCGCGTGACCGGCGACATACATGCTGGCTTCACAGCCGAATTCACACCTACCGCTGTCGGTGGTCACACGATCAATGTGGAATATAACGGTTTCGCTGTCCAAGGTACaccatttttggcaaaatcttATGATGCCACCAAAGTTACGGTGGGCAGTGTGTCGCGTGGTACTGTTGGTCGTCCAGTGCAGTTTACGGTGGACGCTGGCGATGCTGGCGAAGGTAATCTGGAGATTACCATTTCGGCGAAGGGACAGAACATACCGACCCAAGTGCATCCGCAAGGCAGTGCAAG ATTCTCCGTTTCGTTTGTGCCAACTGAGGCGTGTGAACACACCATCAATGTGACCTTCAATAAAATGCCGGTGCCGGGTTGTCCGCTTACGGTGAACATCAGTGGCGGCGTGTCCGGTCCACAGGTGTCACTGGGCGGGCCCGGACCGGTGCATCAGCCGAATTCTTTTGTTATCAATCACGCTGGCGGTCGTTTGGAAGACATCGAGGTCAACGTTGAAG gacCTGCCGGTCAGTCAGTGCCCGCACAGGTTCACCAAACCTCGGAGGGTATTTTCAAGGCAGAGTTCGTGCCACGCGTAGTCGGCGAGCATCGTGTGAATGTCACAGTCAACGGTTTGTCCACCGCTGGTAGTCCCTACGCAGCTAAG GTTTACGACGTGAATGCCATCAAAGTGAAGAACGTCAGCAATGGTACGGTTGGTAAACCGGTCACATTTTTGGTGGAGACATCGCAAGCGGGTCCCGGTAATCTTGAAGTCACTGTAAATGGCGGTCGTGTACCGACTTCCGCTCAGGCGCAAGGGCAACACACCTATGCCATTAGTTTTACGCCACGTGACGCACAAAATCACACAGTCGAGTTGCGTTTCAATGGACAGGATGTGCCGGGCTCACCGTTTACATGTCGTGTTTCGGCTGCTGCGCGTATACAATCACCAGAAACTTTGGATAAAGTTAGTGTTGGACGGTTGTTTGAGTTCGTCGTTGAATCGGACACGGAACCAAATGTTGAAGTGCTCGGTCCGGCTAGACGCAGTGTGCCCGTCAAGATTGACGCGCTGGATGGCATTggttataatattaaattcgaACCTGTCGAGGTCGGTGATCATTCGGTGGAAGTACGTTTACCTGGTGGTGGGCATGTCGAGGGTAGCCCATTTCTGCTCAAATCCTATTCGGCCGAGAAAGTCATTGTCACTGATATACGCCCGGGAGTGGTTGGTAAAAGCGTAAGCTTCGGCATTAATGCCAGTCAGGCCGGTGCGGGCAATTTGGAAATCATTGTTGCAGTTAATGGTAAAAATGTGCCGAATTATGTGCAGTCGGAAGGCAATGCGCGTTTCAAGGTGAACTTCAAGCCTACTGAGGCAGCGCCACACTCGCTCTCGGTGCGTTTCAATGGTCATCCAGTACCCGGCTCGCCATTTACATGTCAAATTGCATCAGCGCCCATTAGTTTGCCTCGAGCTTTGGCTACCGGCGAAGGTCTCAAGCAGGCTGCTATAAAAGTTGATAACACTTTCGAACTTGAGGGCTTCGAAGGTGTGGAACCGCAAGTTTTTGTAACTACACCATCTGGCGACAATATTATATGTCAATTGAGTCCACAAGGCGGCGACGCTTACACAGCAACTTTCCAACCCACAGTTGTGGGTCGTCATTTGATTAGTGTCACGGCAAGTGATAAACACATCAATGGTTCACCCTTCTCGTGCAATGTCTTCGATGTTTCACGTGTCAGCATCAGTGGCTTGGATCAACAATATGGTCCAGCCGCGTTGGGTGTGCCCGTCACCTTTAGTGTGGATGCCGCTGGCGCTGGCGAAGGCACACTTGAATTAGTAGTTTCGACAGACACGAGCACTGTAAAAGCGGAAGTGGTCGCCTGTGCACGTGGTCTCTATGATGTTACCTTTGTGCCGCAGACCACAGAACCACATTATGTCAATATTACATTCAACGAAGTGCCCGTCGATGGCAGTCCATTTCGCGTAGATATACAACAGACAACACAGCACATACAGATCGGTAGTTTGGCAACCATTGATTTTCCGACAGATGATCAGATTGCAGAAATTATGGGTCCCGATCACAAGCCAGTGCCTTATACTATTACTAGACAGACGGCGGAGTTCCGCACTCACATGACCGGCAATTATTTGATACGTTTCATCGATCGCGATACACGTCAACACATCGGCACACGCACACTTACGGTATTTGATCCATCGTTGGTGAAGATCACAGAAGTGGGTGAAGCCATCTGCCAGCAACCAGCTAGCATCTCAGTATCACTCAATGAAGCTGGCCAAGGTGAACTGTCTGCGATTGTCAAATGTGGCGCTTCGGAGGTACCGCATTCCATACGTGGTCCATCTAAGACAGGTGTTTACGAGATCGTCTATCATCCGACACGTGTGGCACCCCACAAGATGACCATACTCTTCAATGAAGTGCCGATTTCACTTAAACCACTGGAGATCAATGTGCTACCTACGAATGTTGGTAAGGAAATCAGTGTATCTGGACTTGGTTTATATCAGGCACGTGTTGGAAAGACGACATCTTTTGCCATCGATACCGTTAAGAGACCAGCACGCGAATTCGATGTAGTGGTCTCTGGTCCAGGAGGCCAGGCTCTACCTGTCCGCTGTTATCAAACTAAGAGTGGGCATTTACAAGCTGAGTTCACAATCACCAAACCGGGTCAGAGCATAGTTG AGGTACTTCATCAATCTAAGCCACTACCTGGCAGTCCATTTACATGCGAAGCGTTTGATACCAGCCGTGTTGCTGTACAGGGTGTACCAAAAGGCCAGTTAGCGCTGCACAGTCCAATCTGTTTCACAG TGCGCACTGATAATGCCGGTATTGCCGAACTGGAGGCCTTCGCCGTCTCCCCAACCAACCAAAACCTGCCCGTTCACATTACCGAACAATCAGAGGGCATATATAGTGTTGAATTCGTGCCATCCCAACCGGGTGCTTATAAACTAACAGTTATGTACGGCGGCGAAACCGTACAGGGTTCGCCTTTCACTTTTACCGCCTCCGCTACAGGCGTAAAGACCGATACACGCGCAGCCGGCAACGGACTGGAGGTCTGCCAGCGCAACAAGGAGGCCTCCTTCATTGTCTACTGTCCCATTGCTCCGAATGTGCAAATCGAACGTGTCGACGAGTTTGGTGAACGTATTGAACCGAAAATTAAG GCACTTGGCAACAATGAATGGCGTATTTCGTATACCATTCTTTCCGTCGGTCATTACGAAATACGCGCCAGCTGTCCGAATCGTGGTAACTTACCCGGCTCACCATGGAGCATTTCCTGTGTGGAAACTTCGAAGATTACACCTGTCGGCGGTTGGGGCACACTGCTCGATCACGATGGTCGTCTCATCTTACCGGCGCGTATAATTTTTGATGTGGAGAATGCGGGTCCCGGCGATCTGGCCTGCTCCATAGATGGCATTGAAATACCCGTAGACAAGTTAAGTGATGGCAAAATGCGCATCTACATATCTGCTGACAGCTTAGCGCCGGGCGAGCATGATTTAGACCTCACTTGGAGTGGTCTCACCATTGTGCAATGTCCGCGCAGTGCATTCGTCACTGGTCAACAAGCCGCCGACAAAGTGGTGCTCACAGGACGTGGTCTAGCGGCAGCACAAGCTGGTGAGGCAGCACATTTCACAATAGATGCCACAAATGCACCCGCCGGCCGACCTGAGGTCATATTGATGCATCAAGACAATACTTCGGTGCCAGTAAGCTTGGCGCAACCGCGACCAACAGAAAGTATTTGGTTGGCCTCCTACACACCGCAAAAGTCATCTTCAGGTCCGCTAACCTTATCAGTCAAGTGGAATGGTCGTCTCGTCAAAGGTTGTCCACTCACTGTCGCCGTCGGCTCTTCAATGGATGCTTCGAAAGTTATCTGCTCGGGTGAGGGCCTACGTCACGGCATTGTCGGTAAGGATATTAAGTCGTGGATTGATACACGTCGTGCCGGTCCCGGTGAGTTGACAGCTCACTGCGCTGGACCACGTAAAGTGGCTTATTGTGAGCTGTATGATCACGGCGATGCCACATTTACGCTGAACATCAAACCACAAGAGCCGGGTAGGCATTTATTGACGATCAAATATGGCGGACAAAACGTGCCCGGTTCGCCGTTCGCGCTGAAGGTCGCTGGTGCACCAGATGCTAGTAAG GTACGTGTCTATGGTCCCGGCATCGAGCACGGTGTCTTAGCCACCTTCCAATCGCGTTTCATCTGCGACACACGCGGCGCTGGCGCTGGTCAACTGACAGTGAGAGTACGTGGTCCGAAGGGCGCATTCCGTGTGGAAATGCAGCGAGAGAGTCAAAAGGATCGCACAATACTCTGCAAG TACGATCCCACAGAGCCGGGCGATTATCGCGTCGAAGTGAAATGGGCTGGCGAATTTGTACCCGGATCACCGTTCCCGGTAATGATATTCGACACTGAAGAAGAGTTGCGACGCTATTTGCAAGGTATATGA